One window of the Triticum dicoccoides isolate Atlit2015 ecotype Zavitan chromosome 3B, WEW_v2.0, whole genome shotgun sequence genome contains the following:
- the LOC119275043 gene encoding translation machinery-associated protein 22-like, translating to MAAEKPAPAKVLYCGVCGLPAEYCEFGPDFERCKPWLRAHAPGVYPDELVASSSGGDDKDVGKVGERLQGVSISTADGSTSAGGASASKTEEVKRLPGGKLKKKDKQEVIIEKIVRNKRKCVTVVKGLDLFGVKLSDASKKLGKKFATGASVVKGPTEKEQIDVQGDISYDVVDFITATWPDVPESAVYFIEDGRKAAAA from the exons atggcggcggagaAGCCGGCCCCGGCGAAGGTGCTCTACTGCGGCGTCtgcggcctccccgcggagtactgCGAGTTCGGCCCCGACTTCGAGCGCTGCAAGCCGTGGCTCCGCGCCCACGCGCCCGGAGTCTACCCCGACGAGCTCGTGGCCTCCTCCTCCG GTGGCGATGATAAGGACGTGGGCAAGGTCGGCGAGCGCCTCCAGGGCGTCAGCATCTCCACCGCCGACGGCTCCACAAGCGCAG GGGGTGCTTCggcatccaagactgaagaggtgaAACGACTGCCGGGTGGTAAGCTCAAGAAAAAG GACAAGCAAGAGGTTATTATTGAGAAGATTGTCCGCAACAAGCGCAAGTGTGTTACTGTGGTGAAAGGCCTGGATTTGTTTG GTGTAAAGCTGAGTGATGCTTCGAAGAAGCTTGGAAAGAAGTTTGCTACTGGAGCTTCGGTTGTCAAG GGCCCAACTGAGAAGGAGCAAATCGATGTCCAAGGAGACATATCATATGATGTTGTGGACTTCATTACAGCTACATGGCCAGAT GTTCCTGAATCGGCCGTATATTTCATTGAAGATGGAAGGAAGGCTGCTGCTGCTTGA